The Apium graveolens cultivar Ventura chromosome 11, ASM990537v1, whole genome shotgun sequence genome has a window encoding:
- the LOC141695573 gene encoding protein FAR1-RELATED SEQUENCE 11-like, producing the protein MVIESKSDMYQKGKDGKKRKIETLGGGQQQGNFQVRFNKRPEFQDNKSVGFKKPQPGNENHSFCRDSSRSGSDVGISVITDVSSTESESSSRNCTISPGGNRYYIPSCVVENGVTYTNQVFESVDQGYQFYNTYARLGGFSVRKITEKLDDAGTVLLKHFVCSCEGFNNPKDDPKVLKKRRSVTRRCGCKAKMILKYMVPNKYFVYCFVVHHNHPLTCEKGRHFLQSSREMTTSLRNICYNGAKVNIGVSKSFSFAKEMYGGYANDKYKSFYYAYDVDSDGRLTKLFWADSIGRRNFELYGDAISFDATFYTNRYNLIFAPFTSIDKHERCAMGRNHVLIITDQCPAMKVSVRDVFSDVNGLVRSKHRLCMWHIMEKFPVKLGNRLCKETDFMEKMKTYIWSSIIETEEFESRWERVSVSMNYVVCSCKKFVMCGIICRHAFCSLKQIGVTKFPRSLVLNRWMQTADSGTSSNLDVVTSDYFKMEQVSLKLTTIWFNFRQAVDKAGVEMDRLEHVHSTIKKLNTVLDAYDGFIVSFTKKDHIAAMVGQQPEGEVNILPLNVCKNKGNYFKRLMSDREKAINKSKKRSRKCALYHTTTHDARRCIKRKKVSVE; encoded by the exons atggtgattgaaagtaaaagTGACATGTATCAAAagggaaaggatgggaagaaaaggaaaatagaaaccttaGGAGGAGGCCAGCAACAAGGAAACTTCCAGGtccgtttcaataaaaggccagagtttcaggacAACAAGAGTGTGGGATTTAAGAAACCACAACCAGGAAATGAGAATc aTTCGTTTTGCAGAGATTCTTCTAGGAGTGGCAGTGATGTTGGTATCAGTGTTATTACTGATGTTTCTTCAACAGAAAGTGAAAGTAGTTCGAGAAATTGTACTATATCTCCTGGTGGTAATAGGTATTATATACCTAGTTGTGTTGTTGAGAATGGCGTCACTTACACTAATCAGGTTTTTGAGAGTGTAGATCAAGGTTATCAGTTTTATAATACTTATGCTCGTTTAGGTGGTTTTAGCGTTCGCAAAATAACTGAAAAGTTAGATGATGCCGGTACTGTTTTGTTGAAACATTTTGTTTGTAGTTGTGAAGGGTTCAATAATCCTAAGGATGATCCAAAAGTTTTGAAGAAGAGACGTTCTGTTACTCGTAGGTGTGGATGTAAAGCAAAGATGATTTTGAAGTATATGGTTCCGAATAAATATTTTGTGTACTGCTTTGTTGTGCATCACAATCATCCTTTGACATGTGAAAAAGGTCGTCATTTTTTGCAATCTAGTCGTGAGATGACTACTAGTTTGAGGAATATCTGTTATAATGGTGCAAAGGTGAATATTGGTGTTAGTAAGTCATTTAGTTTTGCCAAGGAAATGTATGGTGGATATGCTAAT GATAAATATAAATCTTTCTATTATGCTTATGATGTTGATTCTGATGGTCGTCTCACAAAACTATTTTGGGCTGATTCTATTGGTCGTAGGAATTTTGAATTGTATGGTGATGCAATATCATTTGATGCAACATTTTATACAAATAG GTATAATTTAATTTTTGCACCATTTACTAGCATTGACAAACACGAAAGATGT GCAATGGGAAGGAATCATGTTTTGATTATTACTGATCAATGTCCTGCTATGAAGGTGTCTGTGCGTGATGTATTTTCTGATGTTAATGGTCTTGTTCGTAGTAAGCATCGTTTATGCATGTGGCATATTATGGAAAAATTCCCAGTTAAG CTTGGTAATCGATTATGCAAGGAGACAGACTTCATGGAGAAAATGAAAACTTATATCTGGTCATCTATTATTGAAACTGAAGAGTTTGAGAGCAGATGGGAGAGA GTTTCTGTTAGTATGAACTATGTTGTGTGTTCTTGCAAGAAATTTGTGATGTGTGGTATTATTTGCAGACATGCATTTTGTAGTTTGAAACAAATTGGGGTTACCAAATTTCCAAGAAGCCTTGTTCTTAATCGTTGGATGCAAACTGCTGATAGTGGAACTTCATCGAATTTAGATGTGGTAACCAGTGATTATTTTAAGATGGAACAAGTATCTTTAAAACTGACCACAATTTGGTTTAATTTTCGCCAAGCAGTTGACAAGGCTGGGGTAGAAATGGATAGACTTGAGCATGTACACAGCACTATAAAGAAGTTAAATACAGTGTTGGATGCTTATGATGGATTTATTGTCAGTTTTACGAAAAAGGATCATATTGCTGCAATGGTCGGTCAGCAGCCTGAAGGAGAAGTGAATATTCTTCCACTTAATGTTTGTAAGAACAAAGGAAACTACTTTAAGAGGCTGATGAGTGATAGGGAAAAAGCAATTAACAAATCGAAGAAAAGAAGTCGAAAGTGTGCACTTTATCACACAACAACTCATGATGCAAGAAGATGTATAAAAAGGAAGAAAGTCAGTGTTGAATAA